ttgagccatggctaacatgcacatcaaattagcaaccaaaccatgcatgaaactcccaacacaacctcatacataccttaatcttgatgcaaacttagccaaatctccttctagatctcttctaaacaaaggaaatgaagcaaaatccttcttcctcttagtattttcagccaaaagggagagagcaagcatgaacaaattttttgttttctcttcttggttgcactgcaatggggggatgctactctctcacacattttttttcttttctcacccatgcttagttgtttattatttctaacatcatccattagtaaaacatgttgggaacatgttccttgcccataaccttgtcatggccggccactcctccttaggaagggattatttgacatgcaactccaccttttgttaacatgtactaacaagccatttaaaattagcctatcatatttcaccatgtttcactttgatccctatttaatactttctcatacaaatgggtaaaattagagaatgaaatttccacatatgaatgcacacacatagtaagcatagaatataacaattaattattttatgactcggtttagtggtcccgaaaccacattccggctagggtctattttgggcatCACACAGGTGCTAccactttgctcgaggtaggccacctagaaatatgggcaatgtcattggcggtcgagaggatctagagatgctaccatcggatctgaggctcgtgctctgctaggacttatgccatacgcgcacgccgaggatcttgcctctcggatgtcattaccagtactttcactctttttaatactaatgtgattgctttgattgaccacggttctactcattcttatatatgtgaaaccttagcatccataagactttgcctattgagtctcttgagtttgtaattcggtgtcaaacccttgggtcattacgtgcttgtcaacaaagtgtgcaagaaaagtcccctagtgttcgaggttcttgttttccggcggacttgatgcttttgccgttcgatgaattcgacgttattcttggtttggattggttgaccatgcacgatgcggttgtaaattgcaaaagcaagactatcgatttgaggtcgcgaataatgagataattcgggttgagtctacggacttaaagggttgccaccgtaatatcggcaatgttggcggaaatatgtaagaaaagggtgcgaagcgtaccttgcgtcgtgctcgatgacaaggaatcgaaaaagaaacccgaatctgtgcgtggtttgtgaataccggatgttttcctgaagaattgcgggtttaccactgttcggaaatagattttggcatcgaattggtaccgtaccactccaatttcgatagctccgtatcgtatggcaccaacggaattaaaggagttgaaagctcaattgcaagaattggtggataaaggttttgctcgcccgagttgttcgccttggggtgcgccagtgttgtttgtgaaaaagaaggatggaaccatgaggctgtgcatcgactatcgtcagcttaataaagcgacgataaagaacaaatatccgttaccacgtatcaatgacttgttcgatcaactgaagggagcctcagtgttctcgaaaataaatttgagatcgggctattatcaattgcgaatccgagattcggacgtacccaagaccgccttcagaacgagatatggtcactttgagttcctagtgatgccgtttgggcttactaatgcccctgcggtatttatggatttaatgaatcggatcttcagaccatatttggatcgattcgtagtcgtgttcattgatgacatcttggtctattcaaggaatgagaccgaacatgctgaacacctgaggttagtgctgcaaattttacgggataagcaattatatgctaagttcagcaagtgtgagttctagttaagagaggttagcttcttgggtcatgtggtatgtgcatcggtattcgagtcgaccgaataaaatttcagccatacttaattggaagcctcagaaatattacgaggttcgagcttttggggcttgcttaggttattcttgacgatttgtaaaggtttctcaacgatagccacgccgatgacggctactccaaaaggatgttaagttgaatggacggagaaatgtcgaaaaagttttgatcaatgaaaacttatttggtgaagccccaattctagtgcaacccgaatccggcaaagagtttgtcatctatagtgacgcctccctacttgggctaggttgtgtattgatgcaagaaggtcgagttgtggctatgcgtcgaggcaattaaagccacatgagaaaaattatccgacccatgatctcaaattggccgccatcatattcgccttaaagatttggcgacattacttatttggtgagaggtgccatgtgtactcagatcacaaaagtctcaaatatttgatgacccaaagagacttaaatatcgacaaagacgttggctcgagtgttaaaggattatgagtggtaaTTGACTATcgccgggaaaggcgaatgtggttgcggatgccttgagtcgtaaatcattattcgcttacggtgatgaatgtgcacttatgcattcgatccgacggtgtgttagtagctgaattgaaagccaaaccattattgatacatcaaattcgagaagctcgagaaagtcgacgacgagttggctgcaaaagcgggccgagtgtgttcgaacaaggactcggagtttcaaatcgatgatgacgattgtttgaggttcaaaagtcgtcatgtgttccaaagaattgaactcatttcgataattctgaatgaagcccattgtagccgaatggcaatccacccgagagtacgaagatgtacaacgatttgaagcgtcggttttggtggtatggtatgaagcgagacatctccgactttgtttgagatgtttaatatgtcaacaagtgaaagcggaacatcaagtgccttgagattacttcaccaatcacgatacccgagtggaaatgggatcgagtcacaatggactttgtatccggacgccattgtcgtgagtaagaaggatgcggtttgggtcgtggtagatagattgactaagtcggctcactttgtcccgtcgacgCGTGCGGATTTTTCAAtagacaaattagccgaattgtacatttctcagtTATGAGATTACacaggtgcctatttccatcgtgtcggatagagatccgagatttacctcgcgattttggaaaaagttgcaagaagctttgggtaccaagttgcatttcagcaccgcttttcacccccaaaccgatggtcaatccggcggataattcggatacttgaggatatgttgagatgttgcgtcctcgagtttagtggttcatgggagcggtatttgccgttgattgaattcgcttacaacaacgactttcaatcaagtattaagatggcaccctacgaggctttgtacgatcgtaaatgtcgtacaccattgttttggtgagctcggtgaaagcaagattttcggtggatttgattagagatgctgagcagaaagtgaaagtaatccgtgaaagtcgaagatagcctccgatcgtcgaagtcgtatgcggatctgaagcgtaaggatatcgagtatcggtgggtgataaagtgtttctcaaggtatcgccttggaaaaagatactcgattcggccgtaagggcaagttgagccgaggttcattgggccatatgagatatccggcgagtcggtccggtggcatatcgtttgattttgccccgaactcgaaaaggttcacgatgtctttcatgtttcgatgcttgacgctatagatccgatccatcgcacgtgattagtccatcagaaattgaaattcaagctaatatgagttatgaggaagaaccgattcgtatcctatcacgggaagtgaaagagttgcgaaacaagcgggttccgctagtgaaagtgttatggctcaagcacgggatagaagaagctacttgggagaccgagaactctatgaaagagcgatatccaaacctatttacggtaagattttgaggacgaacatttcttaagtggggagagttgtgacatccctaatttgaccctagtcggaagtggtgttgggaccattaaaccgagtcttataagtaattaaaagttatattctatgtttatgatgttagcaaatgcatgtgtgaaagttgcatgcattaatttgatcatttctatgtgaatttattaagatggacttatatgaaacattgttgaaaggtgataggccaatcttcaatggtctaatagtatatgcatgcaaaagaatggttttgcatgtcaatttacccaaagagaaggaagtggctggccatggtgatgaagatgggcaaaagaaaacatgtcttaaacatgttttgctagtggtggatgttagaaataataaaataagagcatgggtaaagaaatgaaaaaaaaatgagtgtggatgctttccccccttgtgccgtacatgagagaaacaaaacaaagaaaaaaaatttttgttcatctattttcactctccttttggccgaaaatactaaggataaggaaggagttttgcttcatacttggtttggaagaggattaggaagaggttggctatacttgcatcaagagtaaggtatgtttgaggttgtgccatgagattcatgcatgtttttggttgctagattgatgttcttgttagcccatggttcaaatctttgttatgtcatgggaatgaaattcggcccaagtgaatatggtgataaagccattgcatgctaagtgtgaagcttgatgatgatgcatgcaaagatggattgtctactcttgaaatttctttgtagccatcttgagtaagactttgagttttctttttcgtttaaccatgattgaagttgaaaggggcatgattgtgatgtattcggccatgatgcattcatgagcatggttcatgcttcttgcatgatagttaaaatttgtgttttggatggctatgggcaccttgaaattcggccatgcacatatatgtatatatatgtttgcacatgatgttttggttatgaagtaagtgatgaatatgtttgtttaaagaagaaaatgttgaagaatgtttgtgaaattgcaagtataatcggccatatgagtgcttgatgctatattataagtattgagccacaatatgtaaaacattaactagtaaaatgcatgctgtttttttgtgtggtattaagtggatgattggcctcaaattggacatgtatattcggccttaggtagcctattgatcgccttagcttttccttgatgcttgaatgaattgtattgaattgcttgatgtagtataaaatgtgcatgaccattgtgtattcaagctaaagggtggccatatgaccatttaaactccttgtcatattcggccataagctagcataatgaggttttaataaattaaatttgtttgaattagctcaagatcttagagggccacaattggacaaggggaaggaaaaagtgatcgaatagccgtaaaagccgttcgacaacatccgaggtaagtgctcaagaagtgaccctacttgaattatgtgaaatgaaatatggatgtgtaatgattatcgatttatgtgtgtatgagtatttgaatgataccgggctaagtcccaaggcgattatgctagtgattacctttgtgtttgagccttagtaacgaaaatgaaacatgaatgtctaatgattattgatgtatgtgtgcatgagcaattgaatgatatccgggctaagtccgaagacatttatgctggaaattatatcgagttaagaccaaggcaattgtgctagcggctacatccgggctaagaccgaaggcattcgtgcaagtcgttctatccggctaagaccgaaggcattcgtgcacgtggttatatccggttgtattccgaagaagcttgggctagaggtgagtgttggttgctgtaataaattcaattagtacgctcgaaaagcccaaagaataaggtatgtttatatgtgcattggaaaagtcgacatgtttgagcaacattcgctcaatcgactaacgaatatcaactattgaagtggttgataccttgtgaaagtatataatgatgaagtgtgaagtaagaatgattatgtgaatgtgtattaatgaaatgatgcatttggctatgtgaatgtattgctttaattaaagctgattttattccttgagacttactaagcataaaaatgcttacccgttgctttggctctctgttttatagattttgctcgatagcaatcggtttgggatcattaaagtcaagtcatctacactatcaaagcctccattttggtataattttggttgaactttgaaatggcatgtataggactacccttgtcggttcaattgtgttgtgatgtatatgtgtacggccatgcgaaaatggctcgtagaagtcaagtactgaacttagaccatttgtgatttgtatatatatatatatggtttcatgatgtaattatggattggaaatgggagtgttggtcacatgatcagccattggaatggctaaaatggtcataggtgaacctatgtatggcaagactagttggatcatggagactacaaatagataagacctaccttgaaaacagatgctggcagcagcagtggagtggttttgaaaaatcaccaaaatttgtaggaatggtattaaatagtgaataagttatgtaaatgaaccttgatgagtctactttcatatggaagaaacgaaacggtcataggagttacatgttaagagatattaatgctattgtgagacagggccagaacggtttctgggtcccctgtcgcaactttaaaatttactataaattatccagaaagaatcaggagtcatgccttatatgtacagattccattttgagtctagtttcattagaaacaaacggcaccagtattaaagccctgtacagagagatattcaagttgtaacgtgcaaaggtcagagcagttgatctctgtaacatgggtgactttaactaataaactgtaccaattggcccgaccaaaaattctagaaataaatccatggatggatatatgagtttaaattcagggaaaatttacgaaaacagtttctgagttttgaaactcgagatatgatttttaaggcgacagtgacgcagttttccagcctgactggaaatgtcaaattgatgggcgaaacatgtggatttggcttgttaacccctcgtgtccgacaccggcgctggtctcgggtttggggtgttacaaaaataataaagtatTAAAGTATTAAATATTATCTCAAACTTGTTTGGCACCATGTTTAAATTATGTCACCTCATTTCTcatttcttgtcaaaaaatataaatatactataaataagtgaatatataaaaagaatttagagataacttttaaaattacacATGAATGTTTTTTGCTCATGCATGTAGTCCTACTTTACAAGTAATTTTAGGGGTAATTTTAGGGATTGTTTTGTCGTCGTCCTCTCTAGTTTGATAGGTACTCGGTTCTCTTGTCGGTGTTTGCTCGCCACTTTAGACTATTCGGTACTAATTTCTTTATCGTATTAAATATTTACAACCACTTTAGATATGTCATACTTGAGTTTTGACAAAACTAATTGTCAATATCCCATAATATTCTATTCATGATTTTCCCTTTAAAAAAATTGCTCACGAAACATGAATTGTAGCATGTTAAATATTATTAGCACTATAATTTTAAACGAATAAATCTAGTATATATTGTCTAGAAAACTAGTTTTGGGTGTTCATCTTTATCCCTTTCTCTATTGGGCTGCTAGTTTCACAATGGATACTGCAAAAATCTCCAAAGCCGAAATGGTTTCAAAATCCCATGATATGGAGTCCTCTTGGGATGATGATTTAAAAAAACTGCTGCAAACCTTCCCCAAAGAAAAAGGCTGGCTAGGATCCGATCTTTATTTCTATCGAGGTTTTTGGTACCCCTCTCTTATTCTGAAAGCTTTTATTTCTTTCCAGAAACATTTTCAAGCATTTAATTCTGATATCATCGTTGCTACTTTTCCAAAATGTGGTACTACTTGGCTCAAGGCCTTGACTTTCTCCACTTTGTACCGCAATCAGTTCCCATGGGATGAAAATCCATTGCTCGCCTTTGGCCCTCACCGACTTGTTCGTTTCTTCGAGCATGATCTTTACTTGAACAACACTTTTCCTGATCTTCAAAATGTTTGTGTTTATCAGCCAAGGCTTTTTTCCACCCACGTCTCTTATGGGTCTTTGCCAACTTCCATTAAGGATTCCGGCTGTAAGTTTGTTTACATATGTAGAAACCCCATGGATATGTTCATTTCTCTTTGGCAATTCATGGCCAAGATCCAAGACAAAAACCAAGAGTCACtatctgtgacatccctaatttaaccctagtcgggaagtggtttcgggaccgctaaaccgagtcaccgacatgttcaaacgtaatatttattgtctagaatatgtgaaaatacatgtgtgaattttgaattctttgatttagttaatttgattgtgaattgaaagaaaaaggactcatgtgaaggatttaaatatatgtggctattttaagaggttaataaagaatgaagtaaaataaatggagttgcatgtcaaatactccatttattttggataagtgttGACCATGACAAGTtgtgggcaagggaaacatgtttcaaacatgtctagctaatggattatgtaaggaggaataaaaaaagaagcatgggaaataaactaatggaaaattaaaggaagaaaacaaagaaaaaaaatgtgtccatcattctcatgcatgaccgaaaaaaaaaggggagaaggaaaaggcttcatactttggttcttcttagccgtgtagaagaggaaaagaggaagaaattcagccaccttgagctggaaattaaggtaagaattcaagtagCTCTTtcaatcttagcatggttttaagctagattctaagcccttatttaaccatgccaaatctttgaaaaattatggtgatatgagcgttcgccatggtagatgttaaagaagatggtggaaatgttgtacacatttgattagtaagttagatggatgaaatttgaactagttatcaagttctttaggtaacccatgttgaaatcttggttttgaataagtgagtttttcgctagggtaactaacaagggtgatgattgttgtttcatgctaaatctagatgaacaatagtttaagaggagcattcggccatgatatgagattgtgatgttagtgcgaatatgaagatgatgaacttgaataagaaatattcgctagcatgataagtatggattatcaagtagttgagataattgatgagtgaagtggctaatggggactcttaatgaaattatgctaaggcgaatgtatcaaatgctaaatgtgcttatgtgtgtgtgtgtgtgtgtcattagtagctaatggcattcggcattgtttaactaaaattagaaatgaatgcttgaaagttaaatatggtcgccctagtgaccaaatgcgttaaaagctaatatatggacaaatgatacgaataaattgacctttgaaatgtatagggttgccgtgtgtatgtgtcgattgagaagtaaatttgtttgatttagctcaagatcttaaaggaggcgtccaacaagggaaatcgaaggtcatcgagtagccgacttggaactattttacctaacacaaggtaagtcattaagcatatatttggtgttggtttaaatgatcataatatatatgcaattgtgtttaatgaattgatgtgtaaatgaaaatgtatgtgtatggaatgatgccattgttgaatgtatgaaggcagcaaaatgcataaggtattggtcacggcactaagtgtgcgggtataaatggacacggtgacaagattggcactaagtgtgcgggtttaaaattgtacagcactaagtgtgcgcgtttgattctatagcactaagtgtgcgagctgaaaatatatagcactaagtgtgtggattcactatatgctcttgtattacaattggcactgagtgtgcgacattatcgagttaatccggacagcgaatcgggtaagtacctcgagctcatgacgaatagagaatacattcatgcttggggttgaatttggtaagccttaaatctatgtgatgattgaaattgtatggttgtgctggaaattgagttaatgtgtaaaaatgcttgattatcttgttgtgtagaatatgaaatgtggatgtatgaattggtgcgagattggaccgaaaggtccgaggtattatggtatagattcgatatggacgagtacctagcctcatttgttgtacatgtagtagtaactttatcggtggattgacgaatgcttatgacttactgagttgtaaactcactcggtgttttcttgtcacccattttaggtctcttggactcgtattgttgcgtgctcggaaccgtcgttgaagtcatcacacggctgaaatcttgtggtattgttttttgttgttgaagaacatttggcatgtataggctattatattttgtcgaattgtgggttgtaaactttaagccatgtgaaaatggcctatgtggtcgtcgagtgggatgctagaacctttagccacgagtcttagaaactcaaattttgttaaggtggccataatttgtgtcatgtatgatggatgattaaggccaaggaaaaattcatgaaattggcatagtctactgcagtaactgttgcggacagcggCAGTGAGataagattgaaaaatcactaaaaatagtagaagtagaattaaatagtgaataaattatggaactgatccttgatgaatctatttttatatggacgaaacgaaatgaccatatgagcagtatactgggaaatattaaagttctcgtgagacagggccagaacgatttctgggtcccctgtcgcgactttgaaaatttaccataaattatccagaaagaattaggagtcatgccttatatttacagattccattttgagtctagtttcattagaaacaaacggcaccagtattaaagccctgtacagaaagatattcaagttgtaacgcgtggaggtcagagcagtcgatccctgtaacatgggtgactttaactaataaactgtaccaattggcccaaccaaaattctaaaataaatccatggatgggtatatgagtctaaattcaggaaaatttacaaaaccagtttcgagttttggaactcgagatatgatttttaaggcgacggtgacgcagttttccagcctgtccagaaatgccaaattggtcggtactttaagaggatttgtctcgttaacccctcgtgtccgacacggcgtcgccacgagttagggtgttacaattttattggtatcagagctatggtttagtcggttctaggacta
This is a stretch of genomic DNA from Gossypium arboreum isolate Shixiya-1 chromosome 11, ASM2569848v2, whole genome shotgun sequence. It encodes these proteins:
- the LOC108471559 gene encoding cytosolic sulfotransferase 15-like, giving the protein MDTAKISKAEMVSKSHDMESSWDDDLKKLLQTFPKEKGWLGSDLYFYRGFWYPSLILKAFISFQKHFQAFNSDIIVATFPKCGTTWLKALTFSTLYRNQFPWDENPLLAFGPHRLVRFFEHDLYLNNTFPDLQNVCVYQPRLFSTHVSYGSLPTSIKDSGCKFVYICRNPMDMFISLWQFMAKIQDKNQESLSASQENPNKILFLKYEDLKEDTGYHLKNLAMFLGVPFTDDEEKQGVIEKIVKICGFENLKELEVNKKGAHTSGVPHADFFRKGEVGDWSNYLTPFMIECLEKLIQEKLNGSGLTFKLSSKTSNNIGTA